One window of the Pseudomonas sp. S04 genome contains the following:
- a CDS encoding acyl-CoA dehydrogenase family protein: MHINRTVYREDHEMLRESARRFFERECLPLQAQWDKAGHVDRETWLKAGRHNLLCLTVPTEYGGGGGDFGHSAVLIEELYRSGVSGWSLGVHSDIVAPYIVRLGTEAQKQQWLPKICTGETVLAVAMTEPGTGSDLKAIRTTAVRDGDEWVINGSKTFISNGLTCDMVVVVCKTDPSAGAKGCSLIMVECDRAGFRRGRKLDKVGQAAADTAELFFDDVRVPVGNLLGEENKGFMHLMEELPQERLVIALYSAAKLERMLEQTLEYVKDRKAFNQTVWDFQNTKFKLADIKAQATAVRLMIDHYIGEHMRRRLTVQESAIAKLYATETLCRCIDDMVQLHGGYGYMLEYPIARAFVDMRVTRIFGGTSEVLRELIARQL, translated from the coding sequence ATGCATATCAACCGTACTGTCTACCGAGAAGACCACGAGATGCTGCGCGAATCGGCGCGGCGTTTTTTTGAGCGCGAATGCCTTCCACTTCAGGCGCAGTGGGACAAGGCCGGGCACGTGGACCGGGAAACCTGGCTCAAGGCCGGGCGCCATAACCTGCTGTGCCTGACGGTACCGACCGAGTACGGCGGGGGGGGCGGTGACTTCGGTCATTCGGCGGTGCTGATTGAGGAGCTGTACCGCTCGGGCGTCTCCGGCTGGAGCCTGGGCGTGCATTCGGACATCGTCGCCCCCTACATCGTGCGCCTGGGCACCGAGGCGCAGAAGCAACAATGGTTGCCGAAAATCTGCACCGGCGAAACCGTGCTGGCCGTGGCGATGACCGAGCCGGGCACTGGTTCCGATCTCAAGGCTATTCGCACCACCGCCGTGCGGGACGGCGACGAGTGGGTGATCAATGGCAGCAAGACATTCATCAGCAACGGCCTGACCTGCGACATGGTCGTGGTGGTGTGCAAGACCGACCCGAGCGCCGGCGCCAAGGGCTGCAGCCTGATCATGGTCGAGTGCGACCGTGCGGGCTTTCGTCGCGGGCGCAAGCTGGACAAGGTCGGCCAGGCCGCTGCCGACACTGCCGAGCTGTTCTTCGACGATGTGCGTGTGCCGGTGGGCAACCTGCTGGGTGAGGAGAACAAGGGCTTCATGCACTTGATGGAAGAGCTGCCGCAGGAACGCCTGGTGATCGCCCTGTACAGCGCGGCCAAACTCGAACGCATGCTTGAGCAGACCCTTGAGTACGTCAAGGACCGCAAAGCCTTCAACCAAACGGTCTGGGACTTCCAGAACACCAAATTCAAACTCGCCGACATCAAGGCCCAGGCCACGGCCGTGCGCCTGATGATCGATCACTACATCGGCGAACACATGCGCCGGCGCCTCACCGTGCAGGAATCGGCCATCGCCAAGCTGTACGCCACCGAGACCCTGTGCCGGTGCATCGACGACATGGTCCAGCTGCACGGTGGCTACGGCTACATGCTCGAGTACCCGATTGCCCGGGCCTTCGTCGACATGCGCGTGACCCGCATCTTCGGCGGTACCAGTGAAGTGCTGCGTGAGTTGATCGCACGCCAGCTTTGA
- a CDS encoding acyl-CoA synthetase, which produces MYMTLCLQRTLQQTPEQMATIFGARRQTYRQFADRVARLASALCELGMAPGDRVGMLALNSDRYLEYIMGVWWGGGVLNPVNTRWSVAEIVYALDDCDTAILIIDEHFLALADAIRAGARNAPCLIYAGEGPTPAGMLGFDELIAQARPMADAGRGGEDLACIMYTGGTTGFPKGVMQSHLNLWSACMPRMVDMPPIPGGRLLQVAPLFHVAGMARALIQFLAGECHVLVSSFEPLAVLQVIERERISETLLVPTMILALLDHRALSRYDLSSLQRLTYGASPSAGEMVERLLARFPALELSHSYGLTEACPVVSSNLPCNHSASARASGLSRSVGRGGLGLQVKIVDPQGQEVPRGTVGEIIVRGPNVMQGYWNKPEETAQALRNGWLYTADGAYMDEQGYLFIVDRLKDMIVSGGENIYSAEVENVLARHPAVAQCAVIGIPHAQWGEAVHAVVVRQSGAQVDEDQLRRHCRAFIAGYKCPKSIEFRETLPLSAAGKVLKRELRAAFQ; this is translated from the coding sequence ATGTACATGACTTTATGCCTGCAGCGCACGCTGCAGCAGACGCCAGAGCAGATGGCGACGATTTTCGGCGCGCGCCGCCAGACCTATCGCCAGTTCGCCGACCGCGTCGCGCGCCTGGCGAGCGCCTTGTGCGAGCTGGGCATGGCCCCGGGGGACCGGGTCGGGATGCTGGCGCTCAACTCCGACCGCTACCTGGAATACATCATGGGAGTGTGGTGGGGTGGCGGGGTGCTCAACCCGGTCAACACCCGCTGGAGCGTGGCAGAAATCGTCTACGCGCTGGACGATTGCGACACGGCGATCCTGATCATCGACGAGCATTTCCTCGCCCTGGCCGACGCCATCCGCGCGGGTGCGCGCAATGCGCCGTGCTTGATCTACGCCGGGGAAGGACCAACACCCGCCGGCATGCTCGGCTTCGACGAGCTGATTGCCCAGGCCAGGCCAATGGCCGACGCCGGTCGGGGTGGCGAGGACCTGGCGTGCATCATGTACACCGGTGGCACCACCGGCTTTCCCAAGGGGGTCATGCAGTCGCACCTGAATCTGTGGTCGGCGTGCATGCCGCGCATGGTCGACATGCCGCCGATACCCGGCGGCCGGCTGTTGCAGGTGGCGCCGCTGTTCCACGTCGCCGGCATGGCCCGGGCGCTGATCCAGTTCCTGGCCGGCGAGTGCCATGTGCTGGTGTCGAGCTTCGAACCCCTGGCGGTGCTGCAGGTGATCGAACGCGAGCGGATCAGCGAGACCCTGCTAGTGCCGACCATGATCCTGGCGCTGCTGGACCATCGCGCGTTGTCGCGGTATGACCTCAGCAGCCTGCAACGCTTGACCTACGGCGCTTCCCCCAGTGCCGGGGAGATGGTCGAGCGCCTGCTGGCACGCTTTCCAGCGCTTGAATTGTCCCACTCCTATGGGCTGACCGAAGCCTGTCCGGTGGTCTCCAGCAACCTGCCGTGCAATCACAGTGCATCGGCGCGTGCAAGCGGGCTATCGCGTTCGGTGGGGCGTGGCGGGCTGGGGTTGCAGGTGAAAATCGTCGACCCCCAGGGCCAGGAGGTGCCCCGCGGTACCGTGGGCGAAATCATCGTGCGCGGGCCGAACGTGATGCAGGGGTACTGGAACAAACCCGAGGAAACCGCCCAGGCCCTGCGTAACGGTTGGCTGTACACCGCAGACGGCGCCTATATGGACGAGCAGGGCTACCTGTTCATCGTCGACCGGCTCAAGGACATGATTGTCAGTGGCGGTGAAAACATCTACTCGGCCGAGGTCGAGAACGTGCTGGCGCGCCATCCGGCGGTGGCCCAGTGCGCGGTGATCGGCATCCCCCATGCACAGTGGGGCGAGGCGGTGCATGCCGTGGTCGTGCGCCAGTCCGGCGCCCAGGTCGACGAAGACCAATTGCGTCGTCATTGCCGCGCATTCATCGCGGGCTACAAGTGCCCGAAAAGCATCGAGTTCCGCGAAACGCTGCCGCTGTCGGCCGCCGGTAAAGTGCTCAAGCGCGAACTGCGCGCGGCCTTCCAGTAG
- a CDS encoding PaaI family thioesterase, which produces METPSRGVSSVPEGFSPVQGASKFLSGCAEFYIHHERPVLAVRVLGRHLNYVGIAHGGFLATVADSAFGMMLRRLLVMERAAITVNLNLDYLGAVREGDWLEAHVEIHKAGSSLINASCRLLVGERLVLRSNGVFTRWKHPLPHAE; this is translated from the coding sequence ATGGAGACGCCCAGCCGTGGTGTGAGCTCGGTCCCCGAAGGATTTTCACCGGTGCAGGGCGCTTCGAAGTTCCTCAGTGGTTGTGCCGAGTTTTACATTCACCATGAACGGCCGGTCCTGGCGGTGCGTGTCCTGGGCCGGCACCTTAATTACGTGGGCATTGCCCATGGTGGTTTCCTTGCCACGGTTGCCGACAGCGCCTTTGGGATGATGCTCCGCCGCCTGCTGGTGATGGAGCGGGCGGCCATCACCGTCAATTTGAACCTCGACTACCTGGGCGCAGTGCGCGAAGGCGACTGGCTCGAAGCCCACGTCGAAATCCACAAGGCCGGCAGCAGCTTGATCAATGCCAGTTGCCGACTGCTGGTCGGCGAGCGCTTGGTGCTGCGCAGCAACGGCGTGTTCACGCGCTGGAAACACCCACTGCCGCACGCCGAATGA
- a CDS encoding acyl-CoA synthetase → MYLTQGLHRMAQQQPDALATVFRDRRQSYAQMTDRVARLAGALQKLGMQAGDRVGLLGLNSDRFLEYFLATWWGGGVVNPVNIRWSVAEIVYSLDDCDTRILFIDDTFLPLAPAISASARVTPLLIHVGDGPAPAGMLSFEQLIRDNAPVDDAFRGGEDLASILYTGGTTGQPKGVMQSHMNLWSAAVARAADVPVPADAMTLHIAPMFHLAALSRVILISLIGLPSVFVPAFDASDVMRTIERERISDILIVPTMLQALIMHPDFARHDLSSLRSLTYGASPIAVPLLELALKALPNVEFTQGYGMTEAAPPISANGPQNHSAEGIANGRLRSAGRPGLGVTVRIVDEHDNEVACGTVGEVIVRGPNIMLGYWNKPEETAQALRGGWMHTGDGAYMDEDGYLYIVDRFKDMIVSGGENIYSAEVESAIASHPAVAVCAVIGIPCQQWGEAVHAVVVLKPGNQAADAEIMEHCRRLIAGYKTPKSVEFREVLPLSGAGKILKRDLREPFWQGKDRSVS, encoded by the coding sequence ATGTACCTGACTCAAGGACTGCACCGCATGGCGCAGCAACAGCCCGATGCCCTGGCCACGGTGTTTCGTGACCGGCGCCAGAGCTACGCGCAAATGACCGATCGTGTCGCGCGCCTGGCCGGTGCCCTGCAAAAGCTCGGCATGCAAGCCGGTGATCGCGTTGGCCTGTTGGGCCTGAACAGCGACCGCTTCCTCGAATACTTCCTCGCCACCTGGTGGGGCGGTGGCGTGGTCAACCCGGTGAACATTCGCTGGAGCGTCGCGGAGATTGTCTATTCGCTGGATGACTGCGACACCCGCATTCTGTTCATCGACGACACCTTCCTGCCCCTGGCGCCGGCGATCTCGGCCTCGGCCCGAGTCACACCATTGCTGATTCACGTCGGCGATGGCCCGGCACCGGCAGGCATGCTCTCGTTCGAGCAGCTGATTCGCGACAACGCGCCGGTGGATGATGCCTTTCGCGGTGGCGAGGACTTGGCCAGTATCCTCTACACCGGGGGCACCACCGGCCAGCCCAAGGGCGTCATGCAGTCACACATGAACCTGTGGTCGGCGGCCGTGGCGCGTGCAGCGGATGTGCCGGTGCCGGCGGATGCCATGACCCTGCACATCGCGCCCATGTTCCACCTGGCGGCGTTGTCCCGGGTGATCCTGATCTCGCTGATCGGGCTGCCGAGTGTGTTTGTCCCGGCTTTTGATGCCTCGGACGTGATGCGCACCATCGAGCGCGAGCGCATCAGCGATATCCTGATTGTGCCGACCATGCTCCAGGCGCTGATCATGCACCCGGACTTTGCTCGCCATGACCTCAGTAGCCTGCGCAGCCTGACCTACGGCGCCTCGCCGATTGCCGTGCCGTTGCTGGAACTGGCGCTCAAGGCCCTGCCCAATGTCGAATTCACCCAGGGCTATGGCATGACCGAAGCGGCGCCGCCGATCAGCGCCAATGGTCCGCAGAATCACAGCGCCGAAGGGATCGCCAATGGCCGCTTGCGTTCGGCCGGGCGTCCGGGACTGGGAGTGACAGTGCGCATTGTCGACGAACACGACAACGAAGTTGCGTGCGGCACCGTGGGCGAAGTGATTGTCCGTGGCCCGAACATCATGCTCGGGTACTGGAACAAACCCGAGGAAACCGCCCAGGCCTTGCGCGGAGGCTGGATGCATACCGGGGACGGTGCCTACATGGACGAGGACGGCTACCTGTACATTGTCGACCGCTTCAAGGACATGATTGTCAGCGGCGGCGAGAACATCTACTCCGCTGAGGTAGAGAGTGCGATCGCCAGTCATCCGGCTGTGGCGGTGTGTGCGGTGATCGGTATCCCGTGCCAGCAGTGGGGTGAGGCGGTGCACGCGGTCGTCGTGCTGAAGCCGGGCAACCAGGCGGCCGATGCGGAGATCATGGAGCACTGTCGGCGGTTGATCGCGGGCTACAAGACTCCCAAGTCGGTGGAGTTCCGCGAAGTCCTGCCGCTGTCCGGCGCGGGCAAGATTCTCAAGCGTGACCTGCGCGAGCCGTTCTGGCAGGGCAAAGACCGGAGCGTCAGTTGA
- a CDS encoding enoyl-CoA hydratase/isomerase family protein translates to MAIQFKIIEHVALVTLDAPHCNNALTIGDLMHLRKTLRACQDDEQVRVIVLLGAGERAFCCGAHFKESLRPVPGFVAGALKSRETEAEEGGYNRLLDLSDLDLWKPLIAGIQGLCLGGGLELALQCDLRIATDGASFGLPEVRMAAIPSAGGVQYLLRAVGSAHAMKMALTGEPINAQEALRIGLVSDLVPAGQLQAVVLELAERIAGNGPLAVQSIKQLAVQTAHLPARDFVSQANLHWGLLRDSQDFAEGRLAFAQTRAPKYTGT, encoded by the coding sequence ATGGCCATTCAATTCAAGATCATCGAACACGTGGCACTGGTCACGCTCGACGCGCCCCATTGCAACAACGCCCTGACCATCGGCGACCTGATGCACCTGCGCAAGACCCTGCGTGCCTGCCAGGACGATGAGCAGGTGCGGGTCATCGTCCTGCTCGGGGCCGGTGAGCGCGCCTTCTGTTGCGGCGCCCACTTCAAGGAGTCCCTGCGCCCGGTGCCGGGGTTTGTCGCAGGGGCCCTGAAAAGTCGCGAGACCGAAGCCGAGGAGGGCGGTTACAACCGCTTGCTGGACCTTAGTGACCTGGACCTCTGGAAACCGCTGATCGCCGGGATCCAGGGCCTGTGCCTGGGTGGCGGCCTTGAACTGGCGTTGCAGTGTGATCTGCGAATTGCCACTGACGGCGCCTCATTCGGCCTGCCGGAAGTGCGCATGGCCGCCATCCCCTCGGCGGGTGGCGTGCAGTACCTGCTGCGTGCGGTAGGTTCGGCGCACGCGATGAAAATGGCCCTGACTGGCGAGCCGATCAATGCCCAGGAAGCCTTGCGCATTGGCCTGGTCAGTGACCTGGTGCCCGCCGGGCAGCTGCAAGCCGTGGTACTGGAGCTGGCGGAGCGGATCGCCGGCAACGGTCCGCTGGCGGTGCAATCGATCAAACAGTTGGCGGTGCAGACCGCCCATCTACCCGCGCGGGATTTTGTCAGCCAAGCCAACCTGCACTGGGGCCTGCTGCGTGACAGCCAGGACTTCGCCGAAGGCCGCCTGGCATTCGCCCAAACGCGTGCGCCCAAGTACACCGGTACCTGA
- a CDS encoding LuxR C-terminal-related transcriptional regulator produces the protein MDKHPKSTASDSPTTASQSPIVSTKLIPPRGAARLVARERLQDQMLKARRQRCIVLKGPAGCGKTSTLIAWRQALLPLGFDVAWLTLSADDNELTRFLDYLLASLGQIDPALVHEATQLEGRGIDSEAVERTVITLVRSIARRTKELVLVLDDLHHLTDVGIHQALQWLIDYAPANLHLALVSRSAVPLSLARLRSQELVLELSLRDLRFTPAESAQFLKAQLGEINARDARLIHEQADGWVAGMQLLAVSRKNNRPQAATTSAAVQTLVRDDQAFARFFEIEVLSHLSPTDLDLLLLMAVCNRFCASLCAALSGHPQAVSEASALLARLERDNLFLIPVDSAKRETWYRLHPLLRETLLKYFDSRSRAEQQAVHARAWAWFRDQQHLDEAVHHAVMSGDPDAAADLVEQHAEALYAHGDLRMLIELVRLLPVEQVQARVKLRILKARMQLYARDFIACANSLDQLLHDVPEHQMHDRFMVALLRASLALQRDDTDAAMTVLPQLLAPPAGSNSVAIGSCTNILSWLYMHRGEYEKARQVQFDRPALLINGEPFLGTSAGSLQGRCMTGLSHALEGQMKQSERVYRDVIHEAAHCGKAGTDATYLATALLGEVLYETNDVDVAFKLLSGWVDILERISIPDSVLRVLQVLWKVQWLAGNHQEAFAFVDRLDEYASKLGLDRLQSYCLTWRVHWHLLLDEPAAAQAKLARLEAIDARHPDAGHSALKEIHILTENARARWQIHQGDLDGALQRIEQLIDTCERHRRQLGAVRLLVLSAVIEARRGNPAAARDKVLLALRRGQRFGLLRSLLDAHPDALDLILEITRQETLDPVLAFYVERLQAAHVAVPVPAAVSGKPAQATPSKPQANSIEPLSEREIEVVRLLAQALPNKKIARALGLSPETVKWHLSHIYSKLGVNSRDEAVARVRDLESQD, from the coding sequence ATGGACAAACACCCCAAGTCCACTGCCTCGGACAGCCCCACGACGGCAAGCCAGTCGCCGATTGTCAGTACCAAGCTGATTCCTCCACGCGGTGCCGCACGCCTGGTCGCCCGTGAGCGCCTGCAGGACCAAATGCTCAAGGCCCGTCGCCAGCGCTGCATCGTGCTCAAGGGACCGGCGGGCTGCGGCAAGACCTCGACCTTGATCGCCTGGCGCCAGGCCCTGTTGCCCCTGGGCTTTGACGTCGCCTGGTTGACCCTGTCTGCCGACGATAATGAGCTGACCCGTTTTCTCGACTATCTGCTGGCCAGCCTGGGCCAGATCGACCCCGCCCTGGTGCACGAAGCGACCCAGCTCGAAGGGCGGGGCATCGACAGCGAGGCCGTCGAGCGCACGGTGATCACCCTGGTGCGCAGCATTGCCCGGCGCACCAAAGAGCTGGTGCTGGTGCTCGATGACCTGCATCACCTGACGGACGTGGGCATTCACCAAGCCCTGCAATGGCTGATCGATTACGCGCCGGCCAACCTGCACCTGGCGCTGGTGTCGCGCAGTGCGGTGCCGTTGTCCCTGGCGCGGTTGCGCAGCCAGGAACTGGTTCTGGAGTTGAGCCTGCGCGACTTGCGCTTCACCCCGGCCGAATCCGCGCAGTTCCTCAAGGCACAGTTGGGTGAGATCAATGCCCGTGACGCGCGCTTGATCCATGAGCAGGCCGATGGCTGGGTCGCAGGCATGCAGTTGCTCGCGGTCAGTCGCAAGAACAATCGCCCCCAAGCGGCCACGACCAGCGCCGCGGTACAGACGCTGGTGCGCGACGACCAGGCCTTCGCCCGTTTTTTCGAGATCGAGGTGTTGTCCCACCTGTCGCCCACCGACCTCGACCTGCTGTTGCTCATGGCGGTCTGCAACCGTTTCTGCGCCTCGTTGTGTGCGGCCTTGAGCGGTCACCCTCAGGCCGTCAGCGAAGCCAGCGCGCTGTTGGCGCGCCTGGAGCGCGACAACCTGTTCCTGATTCCCGTGGACAGCGCCAAGCGTGAAACCTGGTACCGGCTGCACCCGTTGCTGCGCGAAACCCTGCTCAAGTACTTCGACTCGCGCAGCCGGGCCGAGCAACAGGCCGTGCATGCGCGGGCATGGGCCTGGTTCCGTGACCAGCAACACCTGGATGAAGCCGTGCACCATGCGGTGATGAGCGGTGATCCCGACGCTGCCGCCGACCTGGTCGAGCAACACGCCGAAGCGCTATACGCCCATGGCGACCTGCGCATGCTGATCGAGTTGGTCCGGCTGTTGCCGGTCGAGCAGGTGCAGGCACGGGTCAAGCTGCGCATCCTCAAGGCCCGCATGCAGCTCTATGCCCGGGATTTCATTGCCTGTGCCAACAGCCTTGATCAACTGCTTCACGACGTCCCCGAACACCAGATGCATGATCGTTTCATGGTCGCCCTGCTGCGGGCCTCTCTGGCCCTGCAACGGGATGACACCGATGCGGCGATGACGGTCCTGCCGCAATTGCTCGCCCCTCCGGCAGGCAGCAACAGTGTCGCGATCGGCTCCTGCACCAATATCCTGTCCTGGCTCTACATGCACCGCGGTGAATACGAAAAGGCGCGTCAGGTGCAATTCGACCGGCCAGCGTTGCTGATTAACGGCGAGCCCTTCCTCGGGACCTCGGCCGGTAGCCTCCAGGGCCGCTGCATGACCGGGTTGAGCCATGCCCTGGAAGGCCAGATGAAGCAGTCGGAGCGCGTCTATCGGGACGTGATCCACGAAGCGGCCCACTGCGGCAAGGCCGGGACGGATGCGACCTACCTGGCCACCGCACTGCTGGGCGAGGTGTTGTACGAAACCAACGATGTCGACGTGGCCTTCAAGTTACTCTCCGGATGGGTCGACATTCTTGAGCGGATTTCGATACCCGACTCGGTGCTGCGGGTGCTCCAGGTGCTGTGGAAAGTGCAGTGGCTCGCCGGTAACCATCAGGAGGCCTTCGCCTTCGTCGATCGGCTCGACGAATACGCGAGCAAACTCGGGCTGGACCGCTTGCAGTCCTACTGCCTGACCTGGCGGGTGCACTGGCACCTGTTGCTCGACGAACCCGCCGCCGCCCAGGCCAAACTGGCCAGGCTGGAAGCCATCGACGCCCGCCACCCCGACGCCGGACACAGTGCACTCAAGGAAATTCACATCCTGACCGAGAACGCACGGGCCCGCTGGCAGATTCACCAGGGCGACCTCGACGGCGCCTTGCAGCGCATTGAACAATTGATCGACACCTGCGAACGGCATCGTCGGCAACTCGGTGCGGTGCGCCTGCTGGTGTTGAGTGCCGTGATCGAGGCGCGGCGCGGCAACCCGGCTGCCGCGCGCGACAAAGTGCTGCTGGCGCTGCGCCGCGGACAACGCTTCGGGCTGCTGCGCAGCCTGCTCGATGCCCACCCGGACGCCCTTGACCTGATCCTGGAAATCACTCGCCAGGAAACCCTCGACCCAGTCCTGGCGTTTTACGTCGAGCGCTTGCAGGCCGCCCACGTGGCCGTCCCCGTCCCCGCCGCCGTCTCCGGCAAGCCTGCCCAGGCCACGCCGAGCAAACCCCAGGCCAACAGCATCGAACCGCTGAGCGAGCGGGAGATCGAGGTCGTGCGCCTGCTGGCTCAAGCACTGCCCAACAAAAAAATCGCCCGCGCCTTGGGGTTATCGCCGGAAACCGTGAAATGGCATTTGAGCCATATCTACAGCAAGCTTGGCGTCAACAGCCGCGACGAAGCGGTAGCCCGCGTGCGCGACCTGGAGTCCCAGGACTGA